Proteins from one Streptosporangium becharense genomic window:
- a CDS encoding phage holin family protein yields the protein MTENPPAEPQEESLGALVAAASDHISTLVRAEIELAKAEFRFDAKRVGMAAGLFGAAAFMGHLCLILASFAIAYGLVALGVWTWLAFTIVTVFYLIVAGLLVFVGIRRLKGLTGMKRTLRSLKTIKSGETAPGLPTPAAPPTAGQVGSHREPVRPTR from the coding sequence ATGACAGAAAACCCGCCCGCGGAACCGCAGGAGGAGTCGCTGGGCGCGCTGGTCGCCGCCGCCAGCGACCACATCTCCACCCTGGTCCGTGCCGAGATAGAACTCGCCAAGGCGGAGTTCAGGTTCGACGCCAAACGGGTCGGCATGGCCGCGGGCCTCTTCGGCGCCGCCGCCTTCATGGGCCACCTCTGCCTGATCCTCGCCTCGTTCGCGATCGCGTACGGCCTGGTCGCCCTGGGCGTGTGGACATGGCTGGCCTTCACGATCGTCACCGTCTTCTATCTGATCGTGGCGGGGTTGCTGGTCTTCGTCGGCATCCGGCGGCTCAAGGGTCTCACCGGGATGAAGCGAACCCTGCGCTCGCTCAAGACGATCAAGAGCGGCGAGACGGCACCCGGTCTTCCCACCCCTGCGGCCCCGCCCACCGCGGGCCAGGTCGGCAGCCACCGCGAGCCGGTGAGACCGACCAGGTGA
- a CDS encoding Fic family protein: MPEVSEAVAGARKAVDRLYGHRVLRRKSPDVSARSALRGARASAALAGVDVPLEAVPEATDPVIQGALRVSAELGRLGATWRTAPRQVLARLHTLAATGLTEDLGRPRSVSVVPDPLGLGPAPGPEETVARVDGLVGLVTSSSKAPALVLAAIVHAELMVLRPFGTADGVVARAAERLTLVEFGLDPKSLVAVEVGHLELGPAYADGLRAYLSGTADGVATWVRHCASAVTLGVRETTAICEAMQRG, from the coding sequence ATGCCCGAGGTGTCCGAAGCGGTCGCCGGTGCGCGCAAGGCCGTCGACCGGCTTTACGGCCACCGCGTGCTCCGGCGCAAGAGCCCGGACGTGTCGGCCAGGTCGGCGCTGCGCGGTGCCCGCGCGTCGGCCGCACTGGCGGGTGTCGACGTTCCCCTGGAAGCCGTCCCCGAGGCCACCGACCCCGTGATCCAAGGCGCGTTGCGCGTCTCGGCGGAGCTGGGACGGCTCGGCGCGACCTGGCGCACCGCACCCCGTCAGGTGCTGGCCAGGCTGCACACACTCGCCGCCACAGGCCTGACGGAAGACCTCGGCCGTCCCCGCTCCGTCTCCGTCGTGCCGGACCCGCTCGGCCTGGGGCCCGCTCCCGGCCCCGAGGAGACGGTGGCCCGGGTGGACGGGCTGGTCGGCCTGGTGACGTCCTCCTCCAAGGCGCCCGCACTGGTGCTCGCCGCCATCGTCCACGCGGAGTTGATGGTCCTGCGTCCCTTCGGGACGGCGGACGGGGTGGTCGCACGGGCGGCGGAACGGTTGACGCTGGTGGAGTTCGGTCTCGACCCCAAGTCGCTGGTGGCCGTCGAAGTGGGGCACCTCGAACTCGGCCCCGCGTATGCGGACGGTCTGCGGGCCTATCTCAGCGGCACCGCCGACGGCGTGGCGACCTGGGTGCGTCACTGCGCCTCGGCGGTCACCCTGGGCGTGCGCGAGACCACGGCGATCTGTGAGGCCATGCAACGAGGTTGA
- the acs gene encoding acetate--CoA ligase, with protein sequence MAPETSGSESRETQETLSNLLHETRRFAPPADLAATANVTADAYAEAQKDRLAFWEKQADRLTWSKRWDSVLDWSPPFAKWFVGGELNIAYNCVDRHVEAGRGDRVAYHWEGEPEGDSRTLTYADLQREVAKAANALRELGVGKGDRVAIYMPMIPELPIAMLACARIGAIHSVVFGGFSASALSGRIKDADAKIVITADGGYRRGAPSALKPTVDEALKECPGIEHVLVVRRTGQDVEWTDKDVWWHDLVERQPDVHEALPHDAEHPLFILYTSGTTGRPKGILHTTGGYLTQTAYTHHAVFDLKPETDVYWCTADIGWVTGHSYIVYGPLANGATSVIYEGTPDTPHRGRFWEIVQKYKVTLLYTAPTAIRTFMKWGDDIPAKYDMSSLRILGSVGEPINPEAYVWYREHIGGNRTPVVDTWWQTETGAIMISPLPGVTEGKPGAAMRPLPGITADVVDDQGNSVGNGGGGYLAIRDPWPSMLRTIWGDDQRYIDTYWSRFEGMYFAGDGAKKDEDGDIWLLGRVDDVMLVSGHNISTTEVESALVSHPKVAEAAVVGATDPVTGQAIVSFVILRGSVEESEDIATELRNHVAKTLGPIAKPRQILVVPELPKTRSGKIMRRLLRDVAENRSIGDVTTLADSAVMNLISAKLPGAKSED encoded by the coding sequence GTGGCCCCGGAGACCTCTGGTTCCGAGTCGCGTGAGACCCAGGAGACCCTGTCGAACCTGCTCCACGAGACCCGACGGTTCGCCCCTCCCGCCGACCTGGCCGCGACCGCGAACGTGACCGCCGACGCCTACGCCGAGGCCCAGAAGGACCGTCTGGCCTTCTGGGAGAAGCAGGCCGACCGGCTGACCTGGTCGAAGCGCTGGGACAGCGTCCTCGACTGGAGCCCGCCCTTCGCCAAGTGGTTCGTCGGCGGAGAGCTCAACATCGCCTACAACTGCGTCGACCGCCACGTCGAGGCGGGTCGGGGCGACAGGGTCGCCTACCACTGGGAGGGTGAGCCGGAAGGCGACAGCCGTACGCTCACCTACGCCGACCTGCAGCGCGAGGTCGCCAAGGCCGCCAACGCGTTGCGGGAGCTGGGCGTCGGCAAGGGCGACCGTGTCGCGATCTACATGCCGATGATCCCCGAGTTGCCGATCGCGATGCTGGCCTGTGCCCGCATCGGCGCGATCCACTCGGTGGTGTTCGGTGGATTCTCCGCGAGCGCGCTCAGCGGTCGCATCAAGGACGCGGACGCCAAGATCGTGATCACCGCCGACGGCGGTTACCGCCGCGGCGCGCCAAGCGCGCTCAAGCCGACCGTCGACGAGGCGCTGAAGGAGTGCCCCGGCATCGAGCACGTGCTGGTGGTCCGCAGGACCGGCCAGGACGTGGAGTGGACCGACAAGGACGTCTGGTGGCACGACCTCGTCGAGCGGCAGCCGGACGTCCACGAGGCCCTGCCGCACGACGCCGAGCACCCTCTCTTCATCCTCTACACCAGCGGGACGACCGGCAGGCCCAAGGGCATCCTGCACACCACCGGCGGTTACCTGACCCAGACCGCCTACACGCACCACGCCGTGTTCGACCTCAAGCCCGAGACCGACGTCTACTGGTGCACCGCCGACATCGGCTGGGTGACGGGACACTCCTACATCGTCTACGGCCCGCTGGCCAACGGCGCGACCAGCGTCATCTACGAGGGCACCCCGGACACCCCGCACCGCGGCCGGTTCTGGGAGATCGTGCAGAAGTACAAGGTCACGCTGCTCTACACGGCCCCGACCGCCATCCGCACGTTCATGAAGTGGGGTGACGACATTCCCGCAAAGTACGACATGTCGTCCCTGCGGATCCTGGGCAGCGTCGGCGAGCCGATCAACCCCGAAGCCTACGTCTGGTACCGCGAGCACATCGGCGGCAACCGTACCCCGGTCGTGGACACCTGGTGGCAGACCGAGACCGGCGCCATCATGATCAGTCCGCTGCCCGGCGTGACGGAGGGCAAGCCCGGCGCCGCCATGCGCCCGCTGCCCGGCATCACCGCCGACGTCGTGGACGACCAGGGCAACAGTGTCGGCAACGGCGGCGGCGGTTACCTCGCCATCCGTGACCCGTGGCCGTCGATGCTCCGCACGATCTGGGGCGACGACCAGCGTTACATCGACACCTACTGGTCCCGCTTCGAGGGCATGTACTTCGCCGGCGACGGCGCCAAGAAGGACGAGGACGGTGACATCTGGCTGCTCGGCCGGGTCGACGACGTCATGCTCGTCTCCGGGCACAACATCTCCACCACCGAGGTCGAGTCGGCGCTCGTCTCGCATCCGAAGGTCGCCGAGGCGGCGGTGGTCGGCGCGACCGACCCGGTCACCGGCCAGGCCATCGTGTCGTTCGTGATCCTGCGCGGCAGTGTGGAGGAGAGCGAGGACATCGCCACCGAGCTCCGCAACCACGTGGCCAAGACGCTGGGCCCGATCGCCAAGCCGCGTCAGATCCTGGTCGTCCCGGAGCTGCCCAAGACCCGCTCGGGCAAGATCATGCGCCGCCTGCTGCGTGACGTGGCGGAGAACCGCAGCATCGGCGACGTCACCACGCTGGCCGACAGCGCGGTGATGAACCTGATCTCCGCGAAGCTGCCCGGCGCCAAGAGCGAGGACTGA
- a CDS encoding alpha/beta fold hydrolase translates to MSRPDESLVAVEGPWTHRAVHAGGTRFHVVEAGTGPLVLLLHGFPQFWWSWRHQLVSLPAAGYRAAAVDLRGYGASDKPPRGYDLYTLAADAAGLIRALGETGAIVVGHGWGGLIAWTMAVTDPKVVLRLVPVSAPHPRRLRSALFGEPFGQLMAARYALGFQLPLLPERRLTAAGGALVGRLLEQWSGPGWPEEDVSKTYREAFRIPSVSHCALEYHRWFGRSQFRPDGTRYARTMRAQINVPTLQVHGALDRHVLPRTAQGSGRYVTASYQWRLVEGAGHFPHEERPEEFDAELVRWLADPEADR, encoded by the coding sequence GTGAGCCGGCCCGACGAGTCCCTGGTCGCGGTGGAGGGTCCCTGGACCCACCGCGCCGTGCACGCCGGCGGCACCCGTTTCCACGTCGTGGAGGCCGGTACGGGACCGCTGGTGCTGCTCCTGCACGGCTTCCCGCAGTTCTGGTGGAGCTGGCGTCACCAGCTCGTCTCGCTGCCCGCGGCGGGATACCGCGCCGCCGCCGTCGACCTGCGGGGCTACGGCGCCAGTGACAAACCGCCGCGCGGCTACGACCTGTACACCCTGGCCGCCGACGCGGCCGGGCTGATCCGCGCGCTGGGCGAGACCGGAGCGATCGTGGTCGGCCACGGCTGGGGCGGCCTGATCGCCTGGACGATGGCCGTGACCGACCCCAAGGTGGTCCTGCGGCTGGTCCCGGTGTCGGCACCGCACCCGCGCAGGCTGCGCAGCGCACTGTTCGGCGAGCCGTTCGGCCAGCTCATGGCGGCCCGCTACGCGCTGGGCTTTCAGTTGCCGCTGCTCCCCGAGCGCCGGCTGACCGCCGCTGGAGGCGCCCTGGTGGGGCGGCTGCTGGAGCAGTGGTCGGGGCCCGGCTGGCCGGAGGAGGACGTCTCGAAGACCTACCGTGAGGCGTTCCGCATCCCCAGCGTCTCGCACTGCGCGCTGGAGTACCACCGCTGGTTCGGCCGCTCCCAGTTCCGCCCCGACGGAACGCGCTACGCGAGAACCATGCGTGCCCAGATCAACGTGCCCACCCTGCAGGTGCACGGCGCGCTCGACAGGCACGTGCTGCCCCGCACCGCCCAGGGTTCCGGCCGCTACGTGACGGCTTCCTACCAGTGGCGGCTGGTCGAGGGCGCCGGGCACTTCCCGCACGAGGAGCGCCCGGAGGA